A genomic region of Geothermobacter hydrogeniphilus contains the following coding sequences:
- a CDS encoding response regulator, with product MKKRILIAEDNPQLAVSLKTLLERRGLDCDIAADGVSALTRIVRQPPDLLLLDLRLPRLHGIELLKKLRQSDKTRSLPVIIATGIYKGDKYLQAARKLGVRHYLEKPFKGAELLAAVKAELQPGKTEGQPFAAILAGAFLDRFSGRLQLRSPQQHCSLDLIDGRPVALSPGITQPDFGSWLQSRGLLSAEEYAWYRHAAEGRHTALVEMGCLTYPDLLQEKLAWLSTELVAGFTLPSPAVKRHPYRLPPRLQVVAVNVPRILYEGFHHHPPTGDGLLARHGGEYVALADNYYRYVNFLCLEEEEKKLLPRLDGQRTLQEVLAGLDIGRALLHTLDKLEMIRFAAQPIPAAEPGERPVRTLFNDLEIEADAVEEKLESFGDVLGGEEESAAFVMPAENAASTESSDSSLAAEVRRAHAELQGKNYYEVFGLRSGEFSFDLLKQRYFKLTRKFGPETLMQLGGEEAALVEEILSTVSNAYNTLSDVVKKENYDQLLGSDKIGLGEAGDERFQARIQFQSGLTFLAMEEWEEAEKALQDASNIDTNNGIYLANLAWAIYKNPNNAQSRAMRDKARQLLARALTLERSGEGFAYKGWMHLDAGQDSLAEAEFGKALKLDPRQVLARRGLKQLREKREQEKKGLFKRMFG from the coding sequence ATGAAAAAACGCATTCTCATCGCCGAAGACAATCCGCAACTGGCGGTGTCACTGAAGACTCTGCTGGAACGCCGCGGCCTGGACTGTGACATCGCTGCCGACGGAGTGAGCGCCCTGACCCGCATCGTCAGGCAGCCGCCCGACCTGCTGCTGCTCGATCTGCGACTGCCGCGACTGCACGGCATCGAGCTGCTGAAAAAGCTCCGCCAGAGTGACAAGACCCGCTCGCTGCCGGTAATTATCGCGACCGGCATCTACAAAGGTGACAAGTATCTTCAGGCGGCCCGCAAACTGGGCGTCCGCCATTACCTGGAAAAACCCTTCAAGGGGGCCGAACTGCTGGCCGCGGTCAAAGCCGAACTGCAGCCGGGAAAAACGGAGGGCCAACCCTTTGCCGCCATCCTCGCCGGCGCCTTCCTCGACCGCTTCAGTGGCCGGCTGCAGCTGCGGTCACCGCAACAGCACTGCAGCCTCGACCTGATCGACGGCCGCCCGGTCGCCCTTTCTCCGGGCATAACCCAGCCCGACTTCGGCAGCTGGCTGCAGAGCCGCGGTCTCCTGTCCGCCGAAGAATACGCCTGGTACAGGCACGCTGCCGAAGGCCGTCACACCGCCCTGGTTGAAATGGGTTGCCTCACCTATCCCGATCTGCTGCAGGAAAAACTCGCCTGGCTGAGTACCGAACTGGTGGCCGGCTTCACCCTCCCTTCCCCCGCAGTCAAACGCCATCCGTACCGGCTTCCGCCGCGACTGCAGGTGGTTGCGGTCAACGTCCCACGCATTCTCTACGAAGGTTTTCATCATCACCCGCCGACCGGCGACGGGCTGCTGGCACGGCACGGTGGCGAGTACGTCGCCCTGGCTGACAACTACTACCGATACGTCAACTTCCTGTGCCTGGAAGAGGAAGAAAAGAAACTTCTGCCGCGCCTCGACGGTCAACGGACGCTGCAGGAGGTCCTCGCGGGGCTCGACATCGGCCGGGCTCTGCTGCACACCCTCGACAAGCTGGAAATGATCCGCTTTGCCGCGCAACCGATCCCCGCCGCCGAGCCCGGAGAACGACCGGTCAGAACCCTGTTCAACGATCTCGAGATCGAAGCCGACGCCGTCGAAGAAAAACTGGAAAGCTTCGGTGATGTCCTCGGCGGCGAAGAGGAGTCCGCCGCGTTCGTCATGCCGGCGGAGAACGCCGCGTCAACTGAGAGCAGCGACAGTTCACTGGCCGCGGAAGTCCGCCGGGCCCATGCCGAACTGCAGGGCAAAAACTATTATGAAGTCTTCGGGCTGCGCAGCGGTGAGTTCTCCTTCGACCTGCTCAAACAACGCTACTTCAAACTGACCCGCAAATTCGGTCCGGAGACGCTGATGCAGCTCGGCGGAGAAGAAGCGGCACTGGTCGAAGAGATCCTGTCAACCGTCAGCAACGCCTACAACACCCTCTCTGACGTGGTTAAAAAGGAGAATTACGACCAGTTGCTCGGCTCGGACAAGATCGGCCTGGGGGAAGCGGGAGACGAACGGTTTCAGGCCCGGATCCAGTTCCAGTCGGGGCTGACCTTCCTTGCCATGGAGGAATGGGAGGAGGCCGAAAAGGCCCTGCAGGATGCCAGCAACATCGACACCAACAACGGCATCTATCTCGCCAACCTCGCCTGGGCGATCTACAAAAATCCCAATAACGCTCAGAGCCGGGCGATGCGTGACAAGGCGCGGCAGTTGCTGGCCCGCGCTCTGACCCTGGAGCGCAGCGGCGAAGGCTTCGCCTACAAGGGCTGGATGCACCTCGACGCCGGCCAGGATTCCCTCGCCGAGGCCGAATTCGGCAAGGCGCTGAAACTCGATCCCCGGCAGGTGCTCGCCCGTCGCGGCCTGAAACAGCTGCGGGAAAAACGGGAACAGGAAAAGAAAGGATTGTTCAAACGGATGTTCGGGTGA
- a CDS encoding sensor histidine kinase: protein MTLKSKIILQTSLLCLILWVGACYLFLGTYRVQQKLRYFTPATDYLIAVADIDLALSSEQRFLWSSLAGGGTLPGKTLDRRQQRVIAAFERALVVIERQRALGVVGEDDDLARVRSLFELYNLWRQRSRELLKADSYVRRLTETARVLLGDQLFPGLEEAAEDGVGEVQEAYVDLEETLGFFPWMQAGARQRIRDINADLAFVIDGNHVYALLNRQFAVLQAYRVNGQKEDLGRFQELFALTEDALSRWQGQSLERLRLDIDDRARSLDLDKVKAVEEGYSLLRELVGEALLPVPVEKADEALKSVVHRIEGLIQGNLRPAVMASLKSGVESIHQTSTVTNQVGVAAFAVLLLLIIVQSLRWVRDLLRSLDRLRVGIAAFQSGDLDHRVEVVGRDEFTELARSLNLMAEQLQSSRQEIGDLNASLERKVRERTRMLEEANRELKAFNYMVSHDLRNPLSAVLGLGQVLLEKARRNRDEDQIPLQHVVEGAERIDKTIDALLNLSQFGCRPLRYDAVDLAVLAGKVRDELQLIHGGFMLNCPSSGGLTIAADPDLMRLVMENLMQNALKYAVADRELRIEVGRTETEKGPAFYVRDNGRGFDPSAAGDIFAPFSRLHEESGIEGKGIGLAIVQRIIRRHGGDVWAEGMPGEGACFYFTIGLPRTGES, encoded by the coding sequence ATGACGCTGAAAAGTAAGATCATTCTCCAGACCTCCCTGCTCTGCCTGATCCTCTGGGTCGGTGCCTGCTACCTGTTCCTGGGGACCTACCGTGTGCAGCAGAAACTGCGTTATTTTACTCCGGCCACCGACTACCTGATTGCGGTGGCCGATATCGACCTCGCCCTTTCCAGTGAACAGCGGTTCCTCTGGTCGAGCCTGGCGGGAGGAGGGACGCTGCCCGGCAAGACCCTCGACCGGCGGCAGCAAAGAGTTATCGCCGCTTTCGAACGGGCCCTGGTCGTGATTGAACGCCAGCGCGCTCTCGGTGTCGTCGGCGAGGATGATGACCTCGCCCGGGTCAGGAGCCTGTTCGAGCTCTACAATCTCTGGCGGCAGCGCAGCCGTGAGCTGCTGAAGGCTGATTCCTATGTCCGCCGTCTGACCGAAACGGCCCGCGTGCTGCTCGGGGATCAGCTTTTTCCCGGCCTTGAGGAGGCCGCTGAAGACGGGGTCGGTGAAGTCCAGGAGGCGTATGTCGATCTTGAAGAAACCCTCGGTTTTTTCCCCTGGATGCAGGCCGGGGCCCGGCAGCGGATTCGTGACATCAATGCCGATCTCGCCTTCGTCATTGACGGTAACCACGTCTATGCCCTGCTCAACCGCCAGTTTGCGGTCCTGCAGGCCTACCGCGTCAACGGCCAGAAAGAAGACCTGGGTCGTTTCCAGGAACTCTTTGCCCTGACGGAAGATGCCCTCAGCCGTTGGCAGGGGCAGTCGCTGGAGCGGCTGCGGTTGGATATTGATGATCGCGCGCGGTCCCTCGACCTGGACAAGGTGAAGGCTGTCGAAGAGGGTTACTCACTGCTGCGGGAACTGGTCGGCGAGGCCCTGCTGCCGGTACCGGTCGAGAAAGCGGACGAGGCGCTCAAGAGCGTGGTTCACCGGATCGAGGGACTGATCCAGGGGAACCTGCGACCGGCGGTGATGGCATCGCTCAAGAGCGGAGTCGAGAGTATCCATCAGACGTCGACCGTCACCAACCAGGTGGGGGTGGCCGCCTTTGCCGTTCTGTTGCTGCTCATTATCGTGCAGTCGCTTCGCTGGGTGCGCGACCTGCTGCGTTCTCTCGATCGGCTGCGGGTCGGTATCGCGGCCTTCCAGTCCGGGGACCTGGACCATCGGGTCGAGGTCGTCGGGCGGGACGAATTCACCGAGTTGGCCCGGTCGCTCAACCTGATGGCTGAACAGCTGCAGTCCAGCCGCCAGGAAATCGGCGACCTGAATGCCTCTCTGGAACGCAAGGTCAGGGAGCGGACACGGATGCTTGAAGAGGCCAACCGTGAGCTGAAGGCTTTCAACTACATGGTCTCCCACGACCTGCGCAATCCTCTCTCGGCGGTTCTCGGCCTCGGCCAGGTGCTGCTGGAGAAGGCGCGGCGGAACCGGGATGAAGACCAGATACCTCTCCAGCATGTGGTCGAGGGAGCCGAGCGGATCGACAAGACCATCGATGCCCTGCTCAACCTGTCGCAGTTCGGCTGTCGGCCGTTGCGTTACGATGCGGTCGATCTCGCCGTACTGGCGGGGAAGGTCAGGGATGAACTGCAACTGATTCATGGCGGGTTCATGCTGAACTGCCCCTCTTCGGGGGGACTGACGATCGCCGCCGACCCCGACCTGATGCGGCTGGTGATGGAAAACCTGATGCAGAATGCCCTCAAGTATGCCGTTGCCGATCGTGAACTGCGTATCGAGGTCGGCAGGACCGAAACCGAAAAAGGACCGGCTTTCTATGTCAGGGACAATGGTCGGGGTTTTGATCCGTCCGCTGCCGGTGACATATTCGCGCCTTTCAGCCGCCTGCACGAGGAGTCGGGGATTGAAGGCAAGGGAATCGGGCTGGCGATCGTGCAGCGCATCATTCGTCGTCATGGCGGTGATGTCTGGGCTGAAGGGATGCCGGGGGAAGGTGCCTGTTTCTACTTCACCATCGGTTTGCCGCGGACAGGAGAGTCCTGA
- a CDS encoding LutC/YkgG family protein, which produces MNETNLIRTFCAAAEAVGAEILRPAGSEQALGMIRELVTGPVALPAFPSGERLGLAAGLAGFGIELLTGDLRAGAATAALGITGVNFALAATGTLVLESTPEPIRLASTLPERHVALLDPKKIIPDLVAATPLLRQFHQQQPQNYLAYITGPSRTADIERVLTIGVHGPKELYILLLEGLSDDPLEM; this is translated from the coding sequence ATGAACGAGACAAACCTGATCCGGACTTTCTGCGCTGCCGCCGAAGCGGTCGGCGCCGAAATCCTGCGCCCCGCGGGATCTGAGCAGGCGCTGGGGATGATTCGCGAGCTGGTGACCGGTCCCGTCGCCCTGCCCGCCTTTCCGAGCGGCGAACGTCTCGGTCTGGCTGCGGGACTGGCCGGATTCGGCATTGAGCTGCTTACCGGTGACCTGCGCGCCGGCGCGGCGACTGCCGCCCTCGGCATCACCGGCGTCAACTTTGCTCTGGCGGCGACCGGAACCCTGGTGCTGGAGAGCACCCCCGAGCCGATCCGTCTCGCCAGCACCCTGCCGGAGCGCCACGTCGCCCTGCTCGATCCGAAGAAAATCATCCCTGACCTGGTGGCGGCCACTCCGCTGCTGCGGCAGTTTCACCAGCAACAGCCGCAGAACTATCTTGCCTACATCACCGGTCCGTCGCGCACCGCTGACATCGAACGGGTCCTGACCATCGGCGTACACGGCCCGAAGGAACTGTATATTCTGCTGCTGGAAGGGTTGTCGGACGATCCTCTGGAGATGTAG
- a CDS encoding class II aldolase/adducin family protein — MSDHREGVIKFELDYRQGPAPARELVTGLNAWRQILCRLGLLGQDPDRYQGLGFGNVSCRVGAFAGETRRRRFIISGSQTGMLEQLTPEHFVLVDECCPETNHISASGPLRPSSESLTHGALYAADNQLRAVLHAHSPEIWQAAVTLGLPVTDHRIAYGTPQMAAEMQRLYADPAVRDGGLIVMGGHEDGVVSFGPGLDVAGQVMVRTLARALAVIR, encoded by the coding sequence ATGAGTGATCATCGTGAAGGAGTCATCAAGTTTGAGCTTGATTACCGGCAGGGACCGGCTCCGGCCCGGGAGCTGGTGACCGGCCTCAATGCCTGGCGGCAGATTCTTTGTCGGCTCGGTCTGCTCGGGCAGGATCCCGACCGCTACCAGGGACTGGGGTTCGGCAATGTCAGCTGCCGGGTCGGCGCCTTTGCCGGTGAGACCCGCCGGCGCCGGTTCATCATCAGCGGCAGCCAGACCGGCATGCTCGAACAGCTGACCCCGGAGCATTTCGTCCTGGTGGACGAGTGCTGTCCCGAGACCAACCACATCAGTGCCAGCGGGCCGCTCAGGCCCTCCTCGGAATCCTTGACCCACGGCGCCCTCTACGCCGCCGACAACCAGCTGCGGGCGGTGCTACACGCCCATTCCCCGGAAATCTGGCAGGCGGCCGTAACTCTCGGTCTGCCGGTCACCGATCACCGCATTGCCTACGGCACCCCGCAGATGGCGGCCGAGATGCAGCGTCTCTATGCCGACCCGGCGGTTCGTGACGGCGGGCTGATCGTCATGGGCGGCCATGAGGACGGGGTGGTCAGTTTCGGGCCGGGGCTGGATGTCGCCGGCCAGGTGATGGTCCGGACCCTGGCGCGGGCCCTGGCGGTGATCCGCTGA
- a CDS encoding DUF6364 family protein, translating to MQTKLTLRIDEKLIARAKKTARARGKSVSQMVAEYFVRLDSQRPIDPDQLPPTTLSLKGFLGSRDLSREDYRRYLEEKHR from the coding sequence ATGCAGACAAAACTGACTTTACGTATTGACGAGAAATTGATTGCCCGGGCCAAGAAAACCGCCCGGGCAAGGGGTAAATCGGTTTCGCAGATGGTTGCAGAATATTTCGTGCGTCTTGATTCGCAACGTCCCATTGATCCTGATCAACTTCCCCCGACAACTCTTTCCCTCAAGGGATTTCTCGGTTCCAGGGATTTGAGTCGCGAAGACTATCGACGTTACCTTGAGGAGAAGCACCGGTGA
- the ldhH gene encoding L-lactate dehydrogenase (quinone) large subunit LdhH, which translates to MKTRTKQYKQRVDQALATPKLQQALHQFGDAYLLAREKAFEGFDFEQLRADVAQMKDRVLVDRQQLQEQFIANAEAAGARVFLAKTAEDANRYIADLVRERGVRLVVKSKSMASEEIHLNRAIEKAGAKALETDLGEWIIQLAGQRPSHMVMPAIHMFKEEVAELFSKQTGREEPAEIEHLVQVAREQLRQGYLDADMGISGANLAIAETGGIALVTNEGNARLATTLPKIHVALVGIEKLVPTLEDAARVLQVLPRNATGQQLTSYVSWIRGAVPCDDGEKELHIVLLDNGRGALAESDKCRDALRCIKCGACANVCPVYQSVGGHVFGHIYIGAIGIILTAFYHGLDNAAELVRACIGCRACVSVCPSQIDLEDIILHLREAIGDEEGVGAAKSLVFRKVLRNRALFHTLLRTAARLQKPVTRGERIIRHLPLFFNSLTEWRSLPAIADKPLRDSFADIPQRVEKPKYTVAFFAGCLNDFVYPEMGESLVKVLNRLGVRVTFPKQQNCCGVPALYSGDRETATELARQNIEALLADSPDFIVTTCPTCTMALQRDFVDQLKDNPAWAARAEDLAAKTIDVARLIHQYLDAKELLGEAAEKVTYHDSCHLKRGAGVWREPRALLEQSGRELVEMAHADRCCGFGGSYSFSSHPEIARTILDDKLRDIEQSGATCVAMDCPGCLLQIAGGLDNRRSKVRARHTIELLAESVAKG; encoded by the coding sequence ATGAAAACACGCACAAAACAATACAAGCAGCGCGTCGATCAGGCGCTGGCGACTCCGAAACTGCAACAGGCGCTGCACCAGTTCGGCGATGCCTACCTGCTGGCGCGGGAAAAGGCCTTCGAGGGTTTTGATTTCGAACAGTTGCGCGCGGATGTGGCGCAGATGAAGGATCGTGTTCTGGTTGATCGGCAGCAGCTGCAGGAGCAGTTCATCGCCAACGCCGAAGCCGCCGGAGCAAGGGTTTTCCTGGCGAAAACCGCCGAGGATGCCAACCGCTACATCGCCGATCTGGTTCGCGAGCGGGGCGTCAGGCTGGTGGTGAAGAGCAAGAGCATGGCCAGCGAGGAGATTCACCTCAACCGGGCGATCGAAAAGGCCGGGGCGAAGGCGCTTGAGACCGATCTCGGTGAATGGATCATCCAACTCGCCGGACAGCGGCCGAGCCACATGGTGATGCCGGCGATTCACATGTTCAAGGAAGAGGTCGCCGAGCTGTTCAGCAAACAGACCGGCCGCGAGGAACCGGCCGAGATCGAACACCTGGTTCAGGTCGCCCGCGAGCAGTTGCGCCAGGGCTATCTTGATGCCGACATGGGGATCTCCGGGGCCAACCTGGCGATCGCCGAAACCGGAGGTATCGCCCTGGTGACCAACGAGGGCAATGCCCGGCTGGCCACCACCCTGCCGAAGATTCATGTCGCCCTGGTCGGTATCGAGAAACTGGTGCCGACCCTGGAAGATGCCGCCAGAGTGCTGCAGGTGCTGCCGCGCAACGCCACCGGTCAGCAGCTCACTTCCTACGTCAGCTGGATCCGCGGCGCGGTGCCCTGCGACGACGGCGAGAAGGAACTGCACATCGTGCTGCTCGACAACGGCCGCGGCGCTCTGGCCGAGTCGGACAAATGCCGGGACGCTCTGCGCTGCATCAAGTGCGGTGCCTGCGCCAACGTCTGCCCGGTCTACCAGAGTGTCGGCGGGCATGTCTTCGGCCACATCTACATCGGTGCCATCGGCATCATCCTCACCGCCTTCTATCATGGCCTCGACAACGCCGCCGAGCTGGTGCGGGCCTGCATCGGCTGCCGCGCCTGCGTCAGTGTCTGCCCGTCGCAGATCGATCTCGAAGACATTATCCTCCATCTGCGTGAGGCCATTGGCGACGAAGAGGGTGTCGGCGCAGCCAAGTCGCTGGTGTTCCGCAAGGTGCTGCGCAACCGGGCGCTGTTCCATACCCTGCTGCGCACCGCCGCCAGGCTGCAGAAGCCGGTCACCAGGGGCGAGCGAATTATCCGTCATCTGCCGCTGTTCTTCAATTCCCTGACCGAATGGCGCAGTCTTCCCGCCATCGCCGACAAGCCGCTGCGCGACAGTTTCGCCGACATCCCGCAACGGGTCGAGAAGCCGAAATACACCGTTGCTTTCTTCGCCGGCTGCCTCAACGACTTCGTCTACCCGGAGATGGGCGAGTCCCTGGTCAAGGTCCTCAACCGCCTCGGGGTGCGGGTCACTTTTCCGAAACAGCAGAACTGCTGCGGTGTCCCGGCCCTCTATTCCGGCGACCGGGAGACCGCCACCGAACTGGCCCGGCAGAATATCGAGGCGCTGCTCGCGGACTCCCCCGATTTCATCGTCACCACCTGCCCGACCTGCACCATGGCCCTGCAGCGTGATTTCGTCGATCAGCTCAAGGATAACCCGGCCTGGGCGGCCCGCGCCGAGGACCTGGCGGCGAAGACCATCGATGTCGCCCGCCTGATCCACCAGTACCTCGACGCGAAAGAGCTGCTGGGCGAAGCGGCCGAGAAGGTCACCTACCACGATTCCTGCCACCTCAAGCGCGGTGCCGGGGTCTGGCGGGAACCGCGCGCGCTGCTCGAACAGAGTGGCCGGGAACTGGTCGAGATGGCCCATGCCGACCGCTGCTGCGGTTTCGGCGGCAGCTATTCCTTCTCCAGTCACCCGGAGATCGCCCGCACGATTCTCGACGACAAGCTGCGTGATATCGAGCAGTCCGGCGCGACCTGCGTCGCCATGGATTGTCCCGGCTGCCTTCTGCAGATCGCCGGCGGTCTCGACAACCGGCGCTCGAAGGTGCGCGCGCGTCACACCATCGAACTGCTGGCGGAATCGGTGGCCAAGGGGTAA
- the ggt gene encoding gamma-glutamyltransferase, with the protein MRRFCCLLLVLGLSIAACHAPQPLPPTSEPSFPVPNEPSAAQVIPPGQVPPDERPPVVTPDISLEPLEKISPVVPSAPVFPVAAEEPFGVVAAVHPLAVGAGMRVLRGGGNAVDAAVAAALTLGVVDGYNSGIGGGCLILVRTSGGELLAIDGRETAPRLADREMFLHNGEADPELSRHGPLAVGTPGALAAYRLLLDKAGTKKLSDLIKPAADLAEQGFLIDGRYADRLRRVAGRLKRDPGSAAIFLDRRGRPWPAGHRLLQPDLAASYRRIAREGIDWFYRGAYARSLDRWMRAHGGVLRFADLADYRPVHRQPIRSGYRGLTIVGFPPPSSGGVLVAEILNILQYFPLARLPAGTRLHLVAEAEKRAFADRAFWLGDADFVPVPRGLLDKGYAAELAAGIDTEMATPVPVAGTPPRAANDLFEHHTTHIAAADRAGNWVAITATLNTSFGAKVVVPGSGIVLNNEMDDFAVAPGVPNSFGLVGAEANSVASGKRPLSSMSPTLVLRGEKPILALGAAGGPTIISQVVQVLINRFDLGMSLSAAVAAPRIHHQWRPDRLRVERRLSLPVRRVLEKAGHRLQTRGTIGVTQAVGRDREGHLRAVIDPRLQAE; encoded by the coding sequence ATGCGTCGTTTCTGCTGTCTGCTGCTGGTCCTGGGGTTATCGATCGCGGCCTGTCACGCTCCGCAGCCTCTGCCGCCGACCTCTGAACCGTCCTTCCCTGTTCCGAACGAACCGTCTGCCGCGCAAGTGATCCCTCCAGGTCAGGTGCCGCCGGACGAGCGACCACCCGTGGTGACGCCGGACATCTCCCTTGAACCGCTCGAAAAAATTTCTCCAGTTGTGCCGTCAGCCCCGGTGTTTCCGGTTGCTGCCGAGGAGCCGTTCGGCGTCGTGGCTGCTGTCCATCCGTTGGCGGTGGGTGCCGGAATGCGGGTGTTGCGCGGCGGCGGCAACGCGGTGGACGCCGCCGTTGCCGCGGCGCTGACGTTGGGTGTGGTGGATGGCTATAATTCCGGAATCGGTGGCGGCTGCCTGATCCTGGTGCGGACCTCCGGGGGCGAACTGCTGGCGATCGACGGACGTGAAACGGCACCGCGGCTGGCCGATCGCGAGATGTTCCTTCACAACGGCGAGGCTGATCCCGAGTTGTCGCGCCACGGGCCGCTGGCGGTCGGTACGCCGGGGGCTCTGGCCGCTTACCGGTTGCTGCTCGACAAGGCCGGAACAAAAAAGCTGTCCGACCTGATCAAACCTGCCGCCGATCTGGCGGAGCAGGGTTTCCTGATCGATGGGCGCTACGCGGACCGCCTGCGGCGGGTCGCCGGACGGTTGAAACGTGACCCCGGCAGCGCGGCGATCTTCCTTGATCGCCGGGGGCGTCCCTGGCCGGCCGGGCATCGTCTGCTTCAGCCCGATCTCGCCGCCAGTTATCGCCGTATCGCCCGTGAGGGAATTGACTGGTTCTACCGCGGCGCCTATGCGCGTTCTCTGGATCGCTGGATGCGCGCTCACGGCGGAGTGCTGCGTTTCGCCGACCTGGCAGACTATCGCCCCGTTCACCGCCAGCCGATCCGCAGCGGTTACCGCGGACTGACCATCGTCGGTTTTCCGCCGCCTTCCTCGGGAGGAGTTCTCGTTGCCGAAATTCTCAATATCCTGCAGTATTTTCCCCTCGCCCGGTTGCCGGCAGGTACCCGCCTGCATCTCGTTGCCGAGGCCGAGAAGCGGGCCTTTGCCGACCGCGCCTTCTGGCTCGGGGACGCTGATTTTGTTCCGGTGCCGCGGGGATTGCTGGACAAGGGCTATGCTGCGGAACTGGCTGCCGGAATCGATACCGAGATGGCAACCCCGGTGCCGGTGGCCGGTACGCCACCACGGGCAGCGAACGACCTGTTTGAACACCACACCACCCACATCGCCGCTGCCGACCGGGCCGGCAACTGGGTCGCCATCACCGCGACCCTCAATACCAGCTTCGGGGCCAAGGTTGTGGTGCCGGGCAGCGGCATCGTTCTCAACAATGAGATGGATGACTTTGCCGTGGCTCCGGGGGTGCCCAACAGTTTCGGCCTGGTCGGTGCCGAGGCCAACAGTGTCGCGTCCGGCAAACGACCGCTGTCGAGTATGAGCCCAACCCTGGTTCTGCGGGGGGAAAAGCCGATTCTGGCCCTTGGTGCCGCCGGCGGACCGACCATCATCAGCCAGGTTGTCCAGGTGTTGATCAACCGTTTTGATCTCGGGATGTCCCTTTCCGCTGCGGTTGCGGCGCCCCGCATTCATCACCAGTGGCGTCCCGATCGACTGCGGGTTGAGCGGCGGCTGTCTCTGCCGGTGCGCAGAGTGCTGGAAAAAGCCGGTCACCGGCTGCAGACGCGCGGCACCATCGGCGTTACCCAGGCGGTCGGCCGTGATCGCGAAGGTCACCTGCGGGCGGTGATCGACCCGCGGCTGCAGGCGGAGTGA
- a CDS encoding PIN domain-containing protein, with the protein MKVLIDTNVVLDLLLDREPFVADAAEVFARIERCQWQGYLCATTLTTIHYLVGREVGGQRARIAVGKLLSLCEVAPVTRQVLEGALRSGFADFEDAVLHEAAKAVQADVIMTRNQKDFKPATLPVVGPDELLGR; encoded by the coding sequence GTGAAGGTCCTGATCGATACCAACGTGGTGCTTGATCTGCTGTTGGACCGGGAACCTTTTGTCGCAGACGCCGCCGAAGTTTTTGCCCGCATCGAACGTTGTCAATGGCAGGGGTATTTGTGTGCTACAACCCTGACAACGATTCACTATCTTGTCGGCAGGGAGGTTGGCGGGCAGCGGGCCAGGATCGCGGTCGGCAAATTGCTCAGCCTCTGTGAAGTGGCTCCGGTGACGCGACAGGTTCTGGAGGGGGCTTTGCGGTCAGGTTTTGCAGATTTTGAAGATGCGGTTCTGCACGAGGCGGCAAAGGCGGTTCAGGCTGATGTGATCATGACCCGGAATCAGAAGGACTTCAAGCCGGCCACCCTTCCGGTTGTCGGGCCGGATGAACTGCTGGGCAGATAG